A section of the Akkermansia muciniphila genome encodes:
- a CDS encoding Na+/H+ antiporter NhaC family protein: MSHLPDSHDTAPVKPSLWALSPLLVFFLLYLVISVAVQDFYAVPVTVAFTAAAVWAVLITRGKSMAERVDLFSSGVANRNILMMIWIFVLAGAFAQSARDMGAIDATVQLTLRLLPDNLLLASVFIASCFISLSVGTSVGTIVALAPVAVGLAEATQASTGMMTAIVVGGAFFGDNLSFISDTTIAATRTQGCAMRDKFRANVKVVFPAALLALACYVLLGWHVQSPPMGDAPIEWMKVFPYLLVLVTALAGIHVMAVLTLGLLATGLVGVGMGYFSFMAWFRAMGAGMTGMGELIIVTLLAGGVLALIRHNGGIAYIIGKITSHIRGRRGAEFSIAALVSMANLCTANNTIAIITVGPIAKEISDKFHIPPRRSASILDTFSCLVQGIIPYGAQMLMAAGIAQVSPLMIMEYLYYPLILGVCSIAAIALAPGRTRRHRKS; encoded by the coding sequence ATGAGCCACCTTCCAGACAGTCATGATACGGCTCCAGTCAAACCCAGCCTGTGGGCGCTGAGCCCCCTGCTGGTTTTCTTCCTGCTTTACCTGGTTATCTCCGTAGCCGTACAGGATTTTTACGCTGTCCCGGTGACGGTGGCCTTTACGGCTGCGGCTGTCTGGGCAGTACTCATCACCCGCGGGAAAAGCATGGCGGAGCGGGTGGACCTGTTCTCCTCCGGCGTGGCCAACAGGAATATCCTGATGATGATCTGGATTTTCGTGCTGGCGGGCGCATTCGCCCAGTCCGCAAGGGATATGGGCGCCATTGACGCCACTGTGCAGCTTACCCTGCGCCTTCTGCCGGACAACCTGCTGCTCGCCAGCGTCTTCATCGCCTCATGCTTCATTTCCCTTTCCGTAGGCACTTCCGTGGGCACCATCGTGGCGCTGGCTCCGGTAGCCGTGGGATTGGCCGAAGCTACGCAGGCCAGCACAGGGATGATGACGGCCATTGTGGTGGGAGGCGCGTTTTTCGGAGACAATCTTTCCTTTATTTCAGACACCACGATTGCAGCCACCCGAACGCAGGGCTGTGCCATGCGGGACAAGTTCCGGGCCAACGTGAAGGTGGTTTTCCCCGCTGCCCTGCTGGCCCTGGCCTGTTATGTGCTGCTGGGCTGGCACGTGCAGTCTCCCCCCATGGGAGACGCCCCCATTGAATGGATGAAGGTTTTCCCCTACCTGCTTGTGCTGGTGACGGCCTTGGCCGGCATCCATGTAATGGCCGTCCTGACGCTGGGGCTGCTCGCCACGGGACTTGTCGGAGTCGGCATGGGGTATTTTTCCTTCATGGCCTGGTTCCGCGCCATGGGCGCCGGCATGACCGGCATGGGGGAACTGATCATCGTCACCCTGCTGGCGGGCGGCGTGCTGGCCCTGATCCGCCATAACGGCGGCATCGCCTACATCATTGGAAAAATCACGTCCCACATCCGGGGGCGGCGCGGGGCTGAATTCAGCATCGCGGCCCTTGTCTCCATGGCCAATCTCTGCACGGCCAACAACACGATCGCCATCATCACGGTAGGCCCCATCGCCAAGGAGATCAGTGACAAATTCCACATTCCGCCCAGGCGCAGCGCCAGCATTCTGGATACGTTCTCCTGCCTGGTCCAGGGCATCATCCCCTACGGAGCCCAGATGCTGATGGCGGCGGGCATTGCCCAGGTTTCCCCCCTCATGATCATGGAATACCTGTACTATCCTCTGATTCTGGGAGTTTGCTCCATTGCCGCCATCGCTCTGGCTCCCGGAAGGACAAGACGGCACAGGAAAAGCTGA
- a CDS encoding glutamate decarboxylase, producing MFDPNQKPDTARAENSIFGSPEADNLLPKDQFPDYAMRAEDAFQLVSDELMLDGNARQNLATFCQTWDEKQVRMLMNLSINKNMIDKDEYPQTAAIEMRCAAIIANLWNASQDEKPIGCSTIGSSEACMLGGMAALWRWRARQKAAGKPTDKPNLVCGPVQICWHKFCRYWDIEMREIPMSPGKWKMDVDSMLEQIDENTIVVVPTFGVTYTGAYELPAEIAKALDDYEDRTGISVDIHVDGASGGFLAPFCAPDIVFDFRIPRVKSISASGHKYGLAPLGVGWVVWRDIADLPEGLIFNVNYLGGEIPNFAINFSRPAGQIICQYYDFIRLGKEGYTNIHTQAYEVAKYISDEVSKLGPYEFICTGDPEKGIPAVCFFIKDGAKTNYTLFDLSDKLRTRGWQVPAFTLPANCQDTVVMRVMVRQGFSKDLADLFLEDFKRMLAFFEKHPVTSPMTAEEGTAFHHS from the coding sequence ATGTTTGATCCAAATCAAAAACCCGATACAGCCCGGGCAGAAAATTCCATTTTCGGCTCTCCGGAAGCAGACAACCTCCTGCCCAAGGACCAGTTCCCGGATTACGCCATGCGCGCAGAAGACGCCTTCCAGCTGGTGTCCGATGAATTAATGCTGGACGGCAACGCCCGCCAGAACCTTGCAACCTTCTGCCAGACATGGGATGAAAAGCAGGTCAGGATGCTGATGAATCTCAGCATTAACAAAAATATGATCGACAAGGATGAATATCCCCAGACAGCCGCCATTGAAATGCGCTGCGCTGCGATCATTGCCAATCTTTGGAACGCCAGCCAGGATGAAAAGCCCATCGGCTGTTCCACCATCGGTTCCAGTGAAGCATGCATGCTTGGCGGCATGGCTGCCCTGTGGCGCTGGAGAGCCCGCCAGAAGGCTGCCGGAAAACCCACTGACAAGCCCAACCTGGTATGCGGGCCCGTCCAGATCTGCTGGCACAAGTTCTGCCGCTACTGGGACATTGAAATGCGTGAAATCCCCATGTCACCCGGAAAATGGAAGATGGATGTGGACAGCATGCTGGAACAGATTGATGAAAACACCATCGTGGTGGTTCCCACCTTCGGCGTGACCTATACGGGCGCTTATGAACTGCCTGCGGAAATTGCCAAGGCCCTGGACGATTACGAAGACAGGACCGGTATCAGTGTGGACATCCACGTGGACGGCGCCAGCGGCGGCTTCCTGGCCCCGTTCTGCGCTCCGGACATCGTCTTTGACTTCCGTATTCCCCGCGTCAAATCCATCAGCGCTTCCGGCCACAAATACGGTCTTGCTCCGCTCGGAGTGGGCTGGGTGGTATGGAGAGACATTGCCGACCTGCCTGAAGGGTTGATCTTCAACGTCAACTATCTTGGAGGTGAAATCCCCAACTTCGCCATCAACTTCTCACGGCCGGCCGGACAGATCATCTGCCAGTATTATGACTTCATCCGTCTGGGCAAGGAAGGGTATACCAACATCCATACCCAGGCCTATGAAGTGGCCAAGTACATTTCAGATGAGGTTTCCAAGCTGGGGCCGTACGAATTCATTTGCACGGGCGATCCGGAAAAGGGCATTCCCGCCGTCTGTTTCTTCATCAAGGACGGAGCCAAGACGAACTATACCCTCTTCGACCTCTCGGACAAACTGAGAACCCGCGGCTGGCAGGTGCCCGCCTTCACCCTCCCGGCAAATTGCCAGGATACGGTGGTGATGCGCGTCATGGTCCGCCAGGGCTTCTCCAAGGACCTTGCAGACCTGTTCCTTGAAGACTTCAAGCGCATGCTTGCCTTCTTCGAGAAGCACCCGGTCACTTCCCCGATGACGGCGGAAGAAGGCACGGCCTTCCACCACTCCTGA
- a CDS encoding peptidoglycan recognition protein family protein, with product MSNISTIATYLGRVSGQLQPMLEKVRGIDRRTFLMEAAALLALTSCSEPSGKAGMAPMISFKPSGVPLVKRSPRQLLAECNVHPMFMPSSSPLRRRSSRMKPRFITMHNTENPSADAMQHARALNNGALHCNWHYTVDPYVAMQHIPLNETGRHADRGGPGDLYSIGIEMCEKRGQSIVKTFDRAAKLAAYNMYAYDIPLRNVVPHYYWTGKRCPHLLLDNGKPGFKWSWFISRVDYYFRCIS from the coding sequence ATGAGCAATATTTCCACCATCGCCACTTATCTTGGCCGCGTTTCCGGACAGCTCCAGCCCATGCTGGAAAAAGTCCGGGGCATTGACCGCCGCACCTTCCTGATGGAAGCCGCCGCCCTGCTGGCCCTGACCAGTTGTTCGGAACCCTCCGGCAAAGCCGGAATGGCGCCCATGATCTCCTTCAAACCCTCCGGCGTTCCCCTGGTGAAGCGCTCCCCGCGGCAGCTGCTGGCGGAATGCAATGTGCACCCGATGTTCATGCCCAGCTCTTCCCCGCTGCGCCGGCGCTCCTCCCGGATGAAGCCGCGCTTCATCACCATGCACAATACGGAAAACCCGTCCGCAGACGCCATGCAGCATGCACGCGCCCTGAATAACGGCGCACTGCACTGCAACTGGCATTACACGGTGGACCCGTATGTAGCCATGCAGCACATCCCTCTGAATGAAACGGGCCGCCATGCGGACCGCGGCGGCCCCGGGGACCTGTACTCCATCGGCATTGAAATGTGTGAAAAACGCGGCCAGAGCATCGTGAAGACTTTTGACCGCGCTGCCAAGTTGGCCGCCTATAACATGTATGCCTACGATATTCCCCTGCGGAACGTCGTACCGCATTACTACTGGACCGGAAAGCGCTGCCCGCACCTGCTGCTGGACAACGGCAAGCCCGGCTTCAAATGGTCCTGGTTCATTTCCCGCGTGGATTATTACTTCCGCTGCATCAGCTGA
- a CDS encoding type I phosphomannose isomerase catalytic subunit, translating into MQPFRFHSLYQPRIWGGQYMRTLLGRELPDRETAYGEAWEISDRPEAMSMVREGEWEGMPLHRLWEERREEIFGPGYERFPSFPLLCKILDARENLSVQVHPPERTAAALNGEVKNEVWYVLNAEPDALIYRGMEEDATPGDIRRAAETGRMEALIRSTHLKEGEHLYIPAGLVHAIGAGHLIAEIQQNSDTTYRLYDWNRTDASGKGRELHMDQALDSIAEFRELSRRPGYLTEMPHFTMEEYRLDRGARFTQPDASRFAIFTVLRGSVTWGGKTARQGEFILSPVGADAVTAAEPETVLLLTTV; encoded by the coding sequence ATGCAGCCTTTCCGCTTTCACTCCCTATACCAGCCCCGCATCTGGGGCGGCCAGTACATGAGAACCTTGCTGGGCCGGGAATTGCCCGACCGGGAAACGGCCTACGGGGAAGCCTGGGAAATCAGCGACCGTCCGGAAGCCATGAGCATGGTGCGGGAAGGAGAATGGGAAGGAATGCCCCTGCACCGGCTGTGGGAGGAACGGAGGGAGGAAATTTTCGGCCCCGGCTATGAACGTTTTCCGAGCTTTCCCCTGCTCTGCAAAATTCTGGATGCCCGTGAAAACCTTTCCGTCCAGGTGCATCCCCCGGAACGCACGGCAGCCGCCCTGAACGGAGAAGTTAAAAACGAAGTCTGGTACGTGCTGAACGCAGAACCGGACGCGCTGATTTACAGAGGTATGGAAGAAGACGCCACACCCGGAGACATCCGCCGCGCGGCGGAAACGGGCCGGATGGAAGCATTGATACGTTCCACCCATTTGAAGGAAGGCGAACACCTCTACATTCCCGCGGGCCTGGTCCACGCCATCGGCGCCGGACACCTCATTGCGGAAATCCAGCAGAACAGCGACACTACCTACCGTCTCTACGACTGGAACCGGACGGACGCTTCAGGAAAAGGGAGGGAACTGCATATGGACCAGGCTCTGGATTCCATCGCGGAATTCCGGGAACTCAGCCGTCGCCCCGGCTACCTGACCGAAATGCCGCATTTCACCATGGAGGAATACCGGCTGGACAGAGGGGCCCGGTTCACCCAGCCGGACGCTTCCCGCTTTGCCATTTTTACGGTTCTCCGCGGCTCCGTAACATGGGGCGGAAAAACGGCCCGGCAGGGGGAATTCATCCTTTCCCCGGTAGGCGCGGACGCCGTAACCGCCGCGGAGCCGGAGACCGTTTTGCTTTTAACAACGGTTTGA
- a CDS encoding autotransporter domain-containing protein has protein sequence MKPKFAVSAILLLMTASLAQTGTAQQAEDLYQGTVDTRQETQDSITYTLKEDLSFSGFRTEDTVFAGSVFFNQLADHTQPASESVMTFTGTGMSMSFDDCSSIHSDRWVNDNEGGGAIRGETLTFTDMGDLSFNNCKSIVNADTNAGGAVNARGDITFSQMGNISFTNNMLGDDSQQGQALGGALFTWGKIDFENTKSILFSGNSTGHSPTSAHSNIGGAIYAGAHDSTSTATKAYIPAGEYALTFQNVNGDMTFENNSAWMAGAIYAYAGAVDGQENTGGGMKIAGVTGDVVFKNNRADAGELTSEWNGNFGAVYSGQDLDISNIGGDLRFEGNQASNSAGAFGVSGSLNLNNVGSITFINNHADNTYAVGWVSKDWNVTNTGDITISGNSSDKQMGGVAVFGNTTFSNNGNITVKGNSTKGSNGALRFYGTFSVTDAGNISLSGNSADQYNGAIEVTGNTSFTRTGNISMDNNTAGWHYGVGQFHGDLSFANTGDISISNNKSTDYGYGALLVDGKTSFVNTGKVTISGNSAKWDVGALQGANGLEFINNRGGVLIENNSVDGVAGAMLLYYKDAVFSADQGDIIVKGNTEKRGGANPILNSLVFGTNGSASMDSVVLRAQEGRTVTFYDPFRNEGDGAEYDNIVFDFNKSEGVDTTPYNGTAPEFKGTIRFSGAEADKLITQAAGESEGDWQNRLAESKYFNVSGKTTLHDGTLILEDGVTYGNKDLTKNSSFTVNKGILEITGNSSVNSKDITIESGVTLRTGRGAAFRGDTIDISKGVIFDFRPFMDDYSSGLSIEQANSHTMGGSMGVADSLEDYAHKRWAQKQRFLAMSIEDAAIPGTSGDFDNIYSSATGTDTVNSPYTYEGYWTKEWEDQDGDGINDHLYAVWNPTDDIEEILPELAGADIGNSMWSSASNMKSVSNAALGQVGITRFLMGPKNNFWIKGMGDFTYHATRDGIDGYDYNGGGYAVGADRRFTPNTILGAAFGNLYGTNKSRSWPSEVDQTSYVALLYGAWRKQLAPKDMLTISGTAGFGWTTNKLDSYYDGGASHGKWQNRMGFATLQATWDHSLNKGWTLSPFLGIEYTQVNQNSFTETGYDARHFDRGNLKNLSLPVGVGVSKALQFSNGVLWVNSLSVSYVPDVVRDNPETRATRLLNDFSWTARGSRPDRNAVRVNYNSTVVINPKWTAYAGYEFEGRSKSTYHRVNAGVSYAF, from the coding sequence ATGAAACCAAAATTTGCAGTATCCGCCATCCTTCTCCTGATGACAGCCTCCCTGGCGCAGACGGGAACAGCCCAGCAGGCTGAAGACCTCTATCAGGGCACCGTTGACACGCGCCAGGAGACGCAGGACAGCATTACTTACACCTTGAAGGAGGACCTGAGCTTTTCCGGATTCCGGACGGAAGACACCGTCTTCGCAGGGAGCGTCTTCTTCAACCAACTGGCGGACCACACCCAGCCCGCCAGCGAGTCCGTCATGACATTTACCGGCACGGGAATGTCCATGAGCTTTGACGACTGTTCCTCCATTCACAGCGACCGCTGGGTCAATGACAATGAAGGCGGAGGCGCCATCCGCGGAGAAACGCTCACCTTCACGGACATGGGCGACCTTTCCTTCAACAATTGCAAGTCCATCGTGAATGCGGATACGAATGCCGGGGGCGCCGTGAACGCAAGGGGAGACATCACCTTCTCCCAGATGGGCAACATTTCCTTCACCAACAACATGCTGGGTGACGACAGCCAGCAGGGGCAGGCCCTGGGGGGAGCCCTGTTCACGTGGGGAAAGATCGACTTTGAAAATACCAAGTCCATCCTGTTCAGCGGGAACTCCACCGGACACTCACCCACAAGCGCCCACTCCAACATCGGGGGCGCTATTTACGCTGGAGCGCATGACTCCACCTCTACGGCAACCAAGGCCTACATTCCCGCCGGGGAATACGCGCTGACGTTCCAGAACGTCAACGGCGACATGACCTTTGAAAATAATTCCGCATGGATGGCCGGAGCCATTTACGCTTATGCAGGCGCCGTAGACGGACAGGAAAATACCGGAGGCGGCATGAAGATAGCCGGCGTTACCGGAGACGTGGTTTTCAAGAACAACCGGGCGGACGCCGGGGAACTGACTTCCGAATGGAACGGCAACTTCGGCGCAGTATACAGCGGCCAGGACCTGGACATCTCCAACATCGGAGGGGACCTGCGCTTTGAAGGCAACCAGGCCAGCAACAGCGCCGGGGCATTCGGCGTCAGCGGAAGCCTCAACCTTAATAACGTCGGTTCCATCACCTTCATCAACAACCACGCGGACAATACGTATGCCGTGGGCTGGGTCAGCAAGGACTGGAATGTCACCAATACGGGAGACATCACCATTTCAGGAAACAGCTCGGACAAGCAAATGGGCGGCGTGGCCGTCTTCGGCAATACCACGTTCAGCAATAACGGGAACATCACCGTGAAAGGCAACTCCACCAAGGGGTCCAACGGCGCCCTGCGTTTTTACGGTACGTTCAGCGTCACGGATGCCGGGAACATCTCCCTTTCCGGAAATAGTGCGGACCAGTACAACGGCGCCATTGAGGTGACCGGAAATACCTCGTTCACCCGGACCGGAAACATCTCCATGGACAACAATACGGCGGGCTGGCACTACGGCGTGGGGCAGTTCCACGGGGACCTGTCCTTTGCCAATACGGGAGATATTTCCATTTCCAACAACAAATCCACGGATTACGGATATGGAGCCCTGCTGGTAGACGGAAAAACGTCCTTTGTCAATACCGGGAAGGTCACCATTTCCGGAAACTCGGCCAAATGGGATGTGGGCGCTCTTCAGGGAGCCAACGGCCTGGAATTCATCAATAACCGCGGCGGCGTGCTCATTGAAAACAACTCCGTGGACGGCGTTGCGGGGGCCATGCTCCTCTACTACAAGGATGCCGTCTTTTCCGCTGACCAGGGGGACATCATCGTGAAAGGCAACACGGAAAAACGCGGAGGGGCCAACCCTATTCTGAACTCCCTGGTGTTTGGAACCAACGGAAGCGCTTCCATGGACAGCGTGGTGCTCCGCGCGCAGGAAGGAAGGACGGTCACCTTCTACGACCCCTTCCGGAATGAAGGCGACGGGGCGGAGTACGACAACATCGTCTTTGACTTTAACAAGTCCGAGGGAGTGGACACGACTCCGTATAACGGAACTGCGCCGGAATTCAAGGGCACCATCCGTTTCTCCGGGGCGGAGGCAGACAAGCTGATCACCCAGGCAGCAGGAGAATCGGAAGGCGACTGGCAAAACCGGCTGGCGGAATCCAAGTACTTCAACGTCAGCGGCAAGACCACCTTGCATGACGGCACGTTGATTCTGGAAGACGGAGTGACCTATGGCAACAAGGATCTCACCAAAAACTCCTCCTTCACCGTGAACAAGGGTATTCTGGAAATCACGGGGAACAGCTCCGTGAACAGCAAGGACATCACCATTGAATCCGGAGTTACCCTGAGAACCGGGAGGGGTGCCGCCTTCCGCGGAGATACGATCGACATCAGCAAGGGCGTCATCTTTGACTTCCGCCCCTTCATGGACGATTACAGCTCCGGCCTCAGCATTGAGCAGGCAAACAGCCACACCATGGGCGGCTCCATGGGAGTAGCGGATTCCCTGGAAGACTACGCCCACAAGCGATGGGCGCAAAAACAGCGCTTCCTGGCCATGTCCATAGAGGATGCGGCCATTCCCGGCACCTCCGGTGACTTTGACAATATTTATTCAAGCGCCACCGGGACTGATACCGTCAACTCCCCCTATACCTACGAAGGGTACTGGACCAAGGAATGGGAAGACCAGGACGGTGACGGGATCAACGACCATCTGTATGCCGTCTGGAACCCCACGGACGACATTGAAGAAATTCTTCCGGAACTGGCCGGGGCGGACATCGGCAACTCCATGTGGAGCTCCGCTTCCAACATGAAATCCGTTTCCAACGCTGCTCTGGGACAGGTGGGCATCACCCGCTTCCTGATGGGCCCGAAGAACAACTTCTGGATCAAGGGCATGGGAGACTTCACCTACCATGCCACCCGGGACGGCATTGACGGCTATGACTACAATGGCGGCGGCTATGCCGTGGGCGCAGACCGCAGGTTCACCCCGAACACCATTCTGGGTGCCGCCTTCGGCAACCTGTACGGCACCAACAAGAGCCGGAGCTGGCCCAGCGAAGTGGACCAGACCTCCTACGTTGCCCTGCTGTACGGAGCATGGAGAAAACAGCTTGCTCCCAAGGACATGCTGACCATCAGCGGAACTGCCGGCTTCGGCTGGACGACCAACAAGCTGGACTCCTATTATGACGGGGGCGCCTCCCACGGCAAATGGCAGAACAGAATGGGCTTCGCCACCCTTCAAGCCACATGGGACCACAGCCTGAACAAGGGCTGGACGCTCTCCCCCTTCCTGGGAATCGAGTACACGCAGGTGAACCAGAATTCCTTCACGGAAACGGGATACGACGCTCGGCACTTTGACCGCGGGAATCTGAAGAACCTCAGCCTGCCCGTGGGCGTGGGAGTCAGCAAGGCGCTGCAATTCAGCAACGGCGTGCTGTGGGTTAACAGCCTGTCCGTAAGCTACGTGCCCGACGTGGTGCGCGACAACCCGGAAACCAGGGCAACGCGTCTGCTGAACGACTTCAGCTGGACCGCGAGGGGTTCCCGCCCGGACCGGAACGCCGTACGCGTCAATTACAACAGTACCGTCGTCATTAACCCCAAATGGACGGCCTACGCCGGCTATGAATTCGAAGGCAGGAGCAAGTCAACCTACCACCGGGTCAACGCCGGGGTAAGCTACGCCTTCTAA
- a CDS encoding GDP-L-fucose synthase family protein, with product MEKNSAIFVAGHRGLVGSAIWKALEKKGYSNLIGRTHRELDLEDPAAVREFFDREKPEYVFLAAAFVGGIIANSRYRADFIFRNLQIQQNVIGESFRHGVSKLLFLGSTCIYPREAPQPMKESALLTSPLEYTNEPYAIAKIAGLKMCESFNLQYGTNYIAVMPTNLYGPNDNFHLENSHVLPAMVRKIHLAKCLMEGNWEAVRKDMAARPVEQVDGTAPEEAILSVLGRYGITPGSVELWGTGTPLREFLWSEDMADACVHVMEQVDFSQLKGEDREVRNCHINIGTGKEISIGGLARLIASKEGYRGELVFNADKPDGAMRKLTDVSKLHSLGWTHRVELEEGVERIYQWYLDQAEAAGH from the coding sequence ATGGAAAAAAACAGCGCCATCTTTGTGGCCGGCCACCGCGGCCTGGTAGGTTCCGCCATCTGGAAAGCCCTGGAAAAGAAGGGGTATTCCAACCTGATCGGCCGGACGCACCGGGAACTGGATTTGGAAGATCCGGCGGCCGTCCGGGAATTCTTTGACCGGGAAAAGCCGGAATACGTCTTTCTGGCGGCGGCGTTCGTGGGCGGCATCATCGCCAACTCACGCTACCGTGCGGATTTCATCTTCCGCAACCTCCAGATCCAGCAGAACGTCATCGGGGAAAGTTTCCGGCACGGCGTATCCAAGCTCCTTTTCCTGGGGAGCACCTGCATCTATCCGCGAGAGGCACCCCAGCCCATGAAGGAGAGCGCCCTGCTCACCTCCCCGCTGGAATACACCAACGAGCCCTACGCCATCGCCAAGATCGCAGGCCTGAAAATGTGCGAGAGCTTCAACCTCCAGTACGGCACCAACTACATTGCCGTGATGCCTACGAACCTGTACGGCCCCAATGACAATTTCCACCTGGAGAACAGCCACGTGCTGCCCGCCATGGTGCGCAAGATTCATCTGGCCAAATGCCTGATGGAGGGAAACTGGGAGGCCGTGCGGAAAGACATGGCCGCCCGCCCCGTGGAACAGGTGGACGGAACGGCTCCGGAAGAAGCCATCCTGTCCGTGCTGGGCAGATATGGCATCACCCCCGGTTCCGTGGAACTGTGGGGAACGGGCACGCCCCTGCGTGAATTCCTGTGGAGCGAGGACATGGCGGACGCCTGCGTCCACGTAATGGAACAGGTGGATTTCAGCCAGTTGAAAGGGGAAGACCGGGAGGTGCGGAACTGCCATATCAACATCGGCACCGGAAAGGAAATCTCCATCGGCGGACTGGCTCGCCTGATTGCCTCCAAAGAAGGATACCGGGGAGAACTGGTGTTCAACGCGGACAAGCCGGACGGCGCCATGCGCAAGCTGACGGATGTTTCCAAGCTGCACTCCCTGGGCTGGACCCACCGGGTGGAACTGGAGGAAGGCGTGGAACGCATCTACCAGTGGTACCTGGACCAGGCGGAAGCCGCCGGACATTAA
- the gmd gene encoding GDP-mannose 4,6-dehydratase: MSKIALISGITGQDGSFLAEFLIDKGYEVHGILRRSSSFNTGRIEHLYLDEWVRDMKKNRLINLHYGDMTDSSSLIRIIQTVQPDEIYNLAAQSHVKVSFDVPEYTAETDAVGTLRMLEAVRILGMEKKCRIYQASTSELFGLVQEVPQKETTPFYPRSPYGVAKQYGFWITKNYRESYGMFAVNGILFNHESERRGENFVTRKITLAAARIAQGMQDKLYLGNLNALRDWGYARDYVECMWLILQHDKPEDFVIATGEMHTVREFCTLAFREAGIELEWEGEGVEERGRDKKTGNILVEVDPRYFRPSEVEQLLGDPTKARTLLGWNPTSTPFEELVRIMVKHDMEYVKNPVNC; this comes from the coding sequence ATGAGCAAAATCGCATTGATCTCCGGCATTACGGGGCAGGACGGCTCTTTTCTCGCAGAGTTCCTGATCGACAAAGGTTATGAAGTTCACGGCATCCTGCGCCGCTCCTCTTCCTTCAACACAGGCCGCATTGAACATCTTTATCTGGACGAATGGGTCCGGGACATGAAGAAAAACCGGCTGATCAACCTCCACTACGGAGACATGACGGATTCCAGCTCCCTGATTCGCATTATCCAGACCGTGCAGCCGGATGAAATTTACAACCTGGCCGCCCAGAGCCATGTGAAGGTCAGCTTTGACGTGCCGGAATACACGGCGGAAACGGACGCCGTGGGCACCCTCCGCATGCTGGAAGCCGTCCGCATCCTGGGCATGGAAAAGAAATGCCGCATTTACCAGGCCTCCACCTCTGAACTTTTCGGGCTGGTGCAGGAAGTCCCCCAGAAGGAAACCACTCCGTTCTACCCGCGCTCCCCCTATGGCGTAGCCAAGCAGTACGGGTTCTGGATCACCAAGAATTACCGGGAATCCTACGGCATGTTTGCCGTCAACGGCATCCTGTTCAACCATGAGAGCGAACGCCGCGGGGAAAACTTCGTCACCCGCAAGATTACGCTGGCGGCGGCCCGCATCGCCCAGGGCATGCAGGACAAGCTTTACCTGGGCAACCTGAACGCCCTGCGCGACTGGGGCTATGCCAGGGATTACGTGGAGTGCATGTGGCTGATCCTCCAGCATGACAAGCCGGAAGACTTCGTGATCGCCACCGGGGAGATGCACACTGTCCGGGAATTCTGCACGCTGGCCTTCCGCGAAGCCGGGATCGAACTGGAATGGGAAGGCGAAGGCGTGGAAGAACGCGGCCGCGACAAAAAGACGGGCAACATCCTGGTGGAAGTGGACCCCAGGTATTTCCGCCCTTCCGAGGTGGAACAGCTGCTGGGAGACCCCACCAAGGCCAGAACCCTCCTTGGCTGGAACCCTACCTCCACTCCGTTTGAGGAGCTCGTGCGCATCATGGTGAAGCATGACATGGAGTACGTCAAAAATCCCGTCAATTGCTGA